One part of the Lotus japonicus ecotype B-129 chromosome 2, LjGifu_v1.2 genome encodes these proteins:
- the LOC130740626 gene encoding chaperone protein dnaJ 11, chloroplastic, whose translation MISAISFPSSLSAANLTGNTVATPPRRVRSRPVVSFATATATATSTADARSTWTEQPRPSSTYLISPCSSLYEILGIPAGASSQEIKAAYRRLARVCHPDVAAIDRKNSSADDFMKIHAAYSTLSDPEKRATYDRSLFRRQRPMSTAVVFSGYSSRNWETDQCW comes from the coding sequence ATGATTTCTGCAATCTCTTTTCCTTCATCTCTCTCCGCCGCGAATCTCACCGGCAACACCGTCGCCACACCGCCTCGCCGCGTCAGATCCCGACCTGTAGTCTCCTTCGCCACAGCTACAGCCACCGCCACCTCCACCGCCGATGCTAGATCCACCTGGACGGAGCAACCGAGACCTTCTTCTACATATCTGATCTCCCCATGCTCCTCTCTCTACGAGATCCTCGGAATCCCCGCCGGCGCATCCAGTCAGGAAATCAAAGCTGCATACCGGCGGCTAGCTAGAGTTTGCCACCCCGATGTGGCGGCAATCGACCGGAAAAACTCATCTGCCGACGATTTCATGAAGATTCACGCTGCGTACTCCACGCTATCAGATCCTGAGAAACGCGCTACTTACGACCGGAGCCTATTCCGGCGACAGCGGCCGATGTCGACGGCTGTGGTGTTCTCCGGCTACTCGAGCCGGAACTGGGAAACGGATCAGTGCTGGTAG
- the LOC130740624 gene encoding uncharacterized protein LOC130740624, translating to MADLVKQILAKPIQLADQVTKAADEASFFKQECFELKSKTEKLAALLRQAARASSDLYERPTRRIIEETEQVLDKALSLVIKCRANGLMKRVFTIVPAAAFRKTSSHLENSIGDVSWLLRVSAPADDRGDEYLGLPPIAANEPILCLIWEQIAILYTGSPEDRSDAAASLVSLARGSDRYGKLIIEEGGVGPLLKLIKEGKMEGQENAARVIGLLGRDPESVEVMIHAGVCSVFAKVLKEAPMKVQAVVAWAVSELAANYPKCQDLFAQHNIIRLLVGHLAFETVEEHSKYAIVSMKPTSIHAVVMANTNNPKKGNENADGDNKQAQGLNRSLHHPLGERPRNLHRVITSTMAMHNVTKQGPNQENEANQNQNSLANGIGNDGKQGNQPLHHNQNQTNHQRNYSHSGINMKGRDNEDPETKASMKEMAARALWHLAKGNVPICRSITESRALLCFAVLLEKGEEKVQYNSAMAVMEITAVAEKDADLRKSAFKPNSPACKAVVDQLLKIIEKADSDLLIPCVSAIGNLARTFRATETRMIGPLVRLLDEREAEVYREASIALTKFACTENYLHLDHSKAIITAGGAKHLIQLVYFGEQMVQIPALVLLSYIALHVPDSEELAQDEVLGVLEWASKQSSMTHDETLEALLQESKSRLELYQSRGSRFHKLHQ from the coding sequence ATGGCGGACTTAGTGAAACAAATCCTTGCTAAACCGATCCAGCTGGCCGACCAAGTAACCAAAGCCGCCGATGAAGCCAGCTTCTTCAAGCAGGAATGCTTCGAGCTCAAGTCCAAGACAGAAAAACTCGCCGCGCTGCTCCGGCAGGCGGCCAGAGCCAGCTCCGACCTCTACGAACGCCCTACCCGGCGGATCATTGAGGAAACAGAGCAAGTTCTTGACAAGGCACTGTCATTGGTCATCAAGTGCCGTGCTAATGGCCTCATGAAGCGCGTCTTCACCATCGTCCCCGCCGCCGCCTTCCGGAAGACTTCCTCCCATCTCGAGAATTCCATCGGAGATGTCTCCTGGCTCCTCCGTGTCTCCGCCCCTGCTGACGACCGAGGAGATGAGTATCTTGGACTTCCTCCCATCGCTGCCAACGAGCCTATCTTGTGTCTCATATGGGAGCAGATCGCTATACTTTACACCGGCTCGCCGGAGGATCGCTCCGACGCGGCAGCCTCGCTGGTTTCCCTCGCTCGCGGCAGCGACCGGTACGGGAAGCTTATCATAGAAGAAGGTGGAGTTGGTCCACTGTTGAAGCTCATCAAGGAAGGGAAGATGGAAGGTCAGGAAAACGCAGCAAGAGTAATCGGCCTCCTTGGCCGTGACCCTGAAAGCGTGGAGGTAATGATCCACGCCGGAGTTTGCTCCGTCTTCGCGAAGGTTCTTAAAGAAGCTCCGATGAAGGTTCAGGCCGTTGTGGCCTGGGCGGTGTCGGAGCTTGCTGCTAACTACCCAAAATGTCAGGACCTTTTTGCTCAGCACAATATTATAAGGTTGCTGGTTGGCCATCTTGCTTTTGAGACGGTGGAGGAGCATAGCAAGTATGCTATTGTTAGCATGAAACCTACTTCGATCCACGCGGTGGTGATGGCGAATACAAACAATCCCAAGAAGGGAAATGAGAATGCAGATGGAGATAACAAGCAAGCACAGGGTCTGAATCGGTCACTACATCATCCCTTGGGTGAAAGGCCAAGAAATTTGCATAGGGTGATCACTAGTACAATGGCTATGCATAATGTTACCAAGCAAGGGCCTAATCAGGAAAATGaagcaaaccaaaatcagaACTCTTTAGCCAATGGAATTGGTAATGATGGGAAGCAAGGAAATCAACCCCTCCATCATAATCAGAATCAGACTAATCATCAGCGTAACTATTCGCATTCGGGGATTAACATGAAGGGAAGGGATAATGAAGACCCTGAGACAAAGGCTAGCATGAAGGAAATGGCAGCAAGGGCACTCTGGCACTTGGCTAAGGGTAATGTCCCGATTTGTCGTAGCATCACGGAATCGAGAGCTTTGTTGTGCTTTGCTGTTCTCCTTGAGAAAGGAGAGGAGAAGGTGCAGTACAATTCGGCCATGGCGGTGATGGAGATcactgctgtggctgagaaagATGCTGATTTGAGAAAGTCTGCATTCAAGCCAAACTCCCCTGCCTGCAAAGCGGTTGTTGATCAATTGCTTAAGATAATTGAGAAGGCAGATTCAGATCTCCTCATTCCTTGTGTCAGTGCTATTGGGAATTTGGCAAGGACTTTTCGTGCCACGGAGACGAGGATGATCGGTCCCTTGGTGCGGCTTCTTGATGAAAGAGAGGCAGAGGTATACAGGGAGGCGTCCATCGCCCTCACGAAATTCGCCTGCACTGAGAACTACCTTCACCTTGATCACTCCAAGGCGATTATAACCGCAGGCGGGGCTAAACACTTGATTCAGCTTGTGTATTTCGGAGAACAGATGGTTCAGATTCCTGCATTAGTTCTGCTCTCCTACATTGCGCTGCACGTCCCGGACAGCGAAGAGCTTGCTCAGGATGAGGTGTTGGGAGTGCTTGAATGGGCATCAAAGCAATCTTCCATGACACATGATGAAACCCTTGAGGCTTTGCTGCAAGAATCCAAGAGTAGATTGGAGCTTTACCAGTCCAGAGGCTCAAGATTCCATAAATTACACCaatag